From one Bacillus sp. FJAT-42376 genomic stretch:
- a CDS encoding response regulator, translated as MARILLAEDEEILRMLVLDTLEDDGHEIDEAHDGEEALQKIKANEYDLIILDYMMPVYTGLEVMEMVRGLAGKKHARILMLSAKSQASDQQAALQAGADYFMAKPFSPIQLSAKIEEILG; from the coding sequence ATGGCGCGCATTTTGCTTGCAGAAGATGAAGAAATCCTAAGGATGCTTGTTTTGGATACGCTTGAAGATGACGGACATGAAATAGATGAAGCTCATGATGGGGAAGAGGCACTTCAAAAAATAAAGGCAAATGAATACGACTTAATCATCCTGGATTATATGATGCCGGTATACACAGGGCTTGAAGTAATGGAAATGGTCAGGGGACTCGCCGGGAAAAAGCATGCCAGGATTCTTATGCTCAGTGCCAAAAGCCAGGCGTCCGATCAGCAGGCGGCTCTTCAGGCCGGGGCTGATTATTTTATGGCAAAACCGTTCAGTCCGATTCAGCTGTCCGCCAAAATAGAGGAGATACTCGGATAA
- a CDS encoding response regulator, whose translation MMEKYKIKLLENIRKQLQSWHDGANDIEGGELYKFLHSLAGTAPTIGLPKIGRSAAVLMKEAEEKMSEKWPKELLQSFLSPLLSIAYDEEADREAGHSLSAGFTAEEKDLVMLIDDDPALLMYVKDALEQEGFAVMAFTEASKALRAFFDLDPSCVIIDVHMEESSGLDILEEFKRYTNYRFTPAVMMSVDDTKETRMKSYQLDADDFIPKPFDLDELILRVSRLVTKKKNMKELIMLDELTRVYTRKHLLPSFTRLAEQMERENQPFSAALIDLDHFKSINDTYGHLMGDRVLRDFAEMLKKDLRTGDLPFRYGGEEFLVLFPRTDTQRAEQILHRMLDQFMSKEFKANKDTFSVSFSAGVASADRGKGMEKTIETADHALYRAKQEGRAKILSEQNPLAIKPVRRALRFAIVDDDPIVRTILKDLLENSGLEKKFTLSIQTFEDGFVFCQSGWHEEGKDASSFIILDGMMPKMDGIEVLKMIRSLKDQERYTVVMLTNRTSEKDIEKALKLGADDYLTKPFKLAEIESRIRHLLKKISS comes from the coding sequence ATGATGGAAAAATATAAAATAAAATTGCTTGAGAATATCAGAAAGCAGCTCCAAAGCTGGCATGACGGAGCCAATGATATAGAGGGAGGAGAGCTCTATAAATTTCTCCACTCTTTAGCAGGAACCGCTCCGACGATCGGACTTCCTAAAATCGGGCGTTCTGCGGCCGTCCTGATGAAAGAAGCGGAAGAGAAAATGTCAGAAAAATGGCCGAAGGAACTCCTTCAGAGCTTTCTTTCCCCATTGCTTTCCATTGCTTACGATGAAGAAGCGGACAGGGAGGCAGGTCATTCCCTGTCTGCTGGCTTTACTGCGGAAGAAAAAGATCTTGTCATGCTTATTGATGATGATCCTGCCCTCCTGATGTATGTAAAGGATGCGCTTGAGCAGGAAGGCTTTGCTGTAATGGCCTTCACAGAGGCCTCAAAGGCATTAAGAGCCTTTTTTGATCTTGATCCTTCCTGTGTCATTATTGATGTACACATGGAGGAAAGCAGCGGACTTGATATACTAGAAGAATTTAAACGATATACAAATTACCGTTTTACACCGGCAGTGATGATGAGCGTCGATGATACAAAGGAAACAAGAATGAAAAGTTATCAGCTTGATGCGGATGATTTTATTCCAAAGCCTTTTGATCTCGATGAATTGATTCTGCGTGTCAGCAGGCTGGTCACGAAGAAAAAAAATATGAAAGAGCTGATTATGCTTGACGAGTTGACGAGAGTGTATACGAGAAAACATCTGCTCCCGTCTTTTACCCGCCTTGCTGAACAAATGGAACGTGAAAATCAGCCGTTTAGTGCAGCTTTAATTGATTTGGATCATTTTAAATCCATTAATGACACGTACGGGCATTTAATGGGAGACCGTGTCCTGAGGGATTTTGCTGAAATGCTGAAAAAGGATCTCCGCACAGGAGACCTTCCCTTCCGCTATGGGGGAGAAGAGTTCCTTGTTCTTTTTCCAAGGACCGATACGCAAAGGGCAGAGCAAATCCTTCACCGGATGCTTGATCAGTTTATGAGTAAGGAATTTAAGGCAAATAAAGACACATTTTCGGTTTCCTTTTCTGCCGGGGTAGCTTCTGCAGACAGAGGAAAGGGAATGGAAAAGACGATTGAGACCGCCGATCATGCTCTATACAGAGCGAAGCAGGAAGGGCGGGCAAAAATTCTATCTGAACAAAATCCATTGGCAATCAAGCCGGTTCGCAGAGCATTGCGGTTTGCCATTGTAGATGATGATCCCATTGTCCGAACCATTTTGAAAGACCTTCTTGAAAACAGCGGCCTGGAAAAGAAATTCACCTTATCCATCCAAACCTTTGAAGATGGATTCGTGTTTTGCCAATCCGGATGGCATGAGGAAGGAAAAGATGCTTCCTCTTTTATCATACTGGATGGGATGATGCCGAAAATGGACGGCATTGAAGTCCTGAAGATGATCAGAAGTCTTAAAGATCAGGAACGATATACAGTGGTGATGCTTACAAACAGGACGAGTGAAAAAGACATTGAAAAGGCATTAAAGCTTGGTGCGGATGATTATTTGACGAAACCTTTTAAGCTGGCAGAAATTGAATCAAGGATTCGCCATCTTCTAAAAAAAATCAGCAGCTGA
- a CDS encoding alpha-glucosidase encodes MKRIWWKEAVAYQIYPRSFMDSNGDGIGDIQGIISKLDYLKDLGIDVIWICPIFKSPNADNGYDISDYQDIMEDFGTMEDFDLLLKEVHGRGMKLILDLVVNHSSDEHPWFIESRSSKDNPKRDWYIWRDGKDGKEPNNWESIFSGSSWELDEKTGQYYLHVFATKQPDLNWKNKEMRTAVYDMINWWLDKGIDGFRVDAISHINKKENFPDLPNPHGLDYVSSFDYHMNVDGIMEYLTELKAQTFARYDIMTVGEANGVKLEQAEDWVGDEDGIFNMIFQFEHLGLWDNGTEGHVDLVELKNTLTKWQKGLEGSGWNALFLENHDQPRSVSTWGNDKEYLTESAKALAAMYFFMQGTPFIYQGQELGMTNVRFPSINDYDDVAMKNLYKFETEKGRPHQEIMEVIWLKGRDNSRTPMQWNKEKNAGFTTGTPWFGINDNYETINVETQMADPDSVYHFFKQLIQIRKENEVFVYGDYDLILPEDKQIYAYTRTLGSQKALIMSNISSKPAFYQYSKLPLSSESLLLSNYECGSHKHMTSETLKPYETRVYLFAE; translated from the coding sequence ATGAAACGAATCTGGTGGAAAGAAGCGGTGGCTTATCAAATATATCCGCGCAGCTTCATGGATTCAAACGGTGATGGAATTGGCGACATCCAGGGAATTATCTCAAAACTGGATTATTTAAAGGATCTTGGAATCGATGTCATATGGATTTGTCCGATTTTTAAGTCTCCTAACGCCGATAACGGGTATGACATCAGTGATTACCAGGATATCATGGAAGATTTCGGAACGATGGAAGACTTTGATCTCCTGTTGAAAGAGGTTCACGGACGGGGCATGAAACTGATTCTTGACCTTGTCGTCAACCATTCCAGTGATGAGCACCCATGGTTTATTGAATCCCGTTCTTCAAAGGACAACCCAAAAAGAGACTGGTATATATGGAGAGATGGAAAAGACGGGAAAGAGCCCAACAACTGGGAAAGTATTTTCAGCGGATCCTCATGGGAACTGGATGAGAAGACAGGCCAGTATTACCTGCACGTATTTGCGACGAAACAGCCGGATTTAAACTGGAAAAACAAAGAGATGCGCACAGCTGTTTACGACATGATTAATTGGTGGCTGGATAAAGGAATCGACGGATTCCGAGTGGATGCGATTTCGCACATTAATAAAAAAGAAAACTTCCCGGATTTGCCTAATCCGCATGGTCTGGATTACGTCTCTTCGTTTGATTATCACATGAACGTAGACGGAATCATGGAGTATTTAACTGAGCTCAAAGCGCAAACGTTTGCGCGCTATGACATTATGACAGTAGGCGAAGCGAACGGAGTTAAACTGGAGCAGGCAGAAGATTGGGTTGGAGATGAAGACGGAATCTTCAATATGATTTTCCAGTTTGAACATCTCGGGTTATGGGACAATGGCACAGAAGGCCACGTAGACCTCGTTGAGTTAAAAAACACTCTGACAAAATGGCAAAAAGGTCTTGAAGGCAGCGGGTGGAATGCCCTTTTCCTTGAAAACCATGATCAGCCCCGTTCTGTTTCAACATGGGGAAATGATAAAGAATATTTAACGGAGAGTGCAAAAGCGCTTGCTGCTATGTATTTCTTCATGCAGGGTACGCCGTTCATCTATCAGGGGCAGGAGCTTGGAATGACAAATGTCCGCTTCCCGTCCATCAATGATTATGATGATGTAGCGATGAAAAATCTCTACAAATTTGAGACAGAGAAGGGCCGTCCGCATCAGGAAATTATGGAAGTTATCTGGCTGAAGGGCCGTGATAATTCCCGTACACCGATGCAGTGGAATAAAGAAAAAAATGCCGGATTTACAACTGGAACCCCATGGTTCGGCATCAATGATAATTATGAAACGATCAATGTGGAGACGCAGATGGCGGACCCGGATTCTGTTTATCATTTCTTTAAGCAATTAATTCAAATCCGAAAAGAAAATGAAGTGTTTGTTTACGGAGATTATGATTTAATTCTGCCTGAAGATAAACAAATTTATGCTTATACAAGAACACTTGGGTCCCAAAAAGCACTCATTATGAGCAACATCAGTTCTAAACCAGCATTCTATCAGTATAGTAAACTGCCTTTATCAAGTGAGTCCCTTCTGTTATCAAACTATGAATGCGGATCACATAAACATATGACGTCTGAAACGTTAAAACCATATGAAACCCGTGTCTATCTTTTTGCAGAATAA
- a CDS encoding dicarboxylate/amino acid:cation symporter — protein MKAYRFPIILLSSIIIGAVIGLIFGEKAVVLKPFGDIFLNAMFTVVVPLVFFTIASSIAKMGGTKRLGKIMGSMLGVFLFTGFIAALYMLVIVNIFPPAEGVKMALEKPDAVEEVSLADQIVSTFTVPDFADLFSRSNMLSLIVFSVLLGIAVSAIGEKGKPFSSFLTSGSEVMMKIVSYIMYYAPIGLGAYFATLVGEYGPMLLGTYFKSGLIYYISAFVYFFAAFTVYAFMAGKKQGVKVFWRNMLSPTVTSLATCSSAASIPVNLEATKKMGIAPDISETTIPLGAALHKDGSVLGGVLKIVFLFGIFGKDFSDFGTLTSIVLVAILVGTVMGAIPSGGMIGEMLILSLYGFPPEALPIIAAISTIIDPPATMLNVTGDNAAGMLVSRVVEGKNWMKKRADQLMSKTA, from the coding sequence ATGAAAGCTTATCGCTTTCCGATTATCCTTTTATCTTCCATCATTATTGGAGCGGTAATTGGATTAATTTTTGGAGAAAAGGCTGTTGTCCTTAAACCGTTCGGCGACATTTTCTTAAATGCGATGTTCACGGTCGTCGTTCCTTTAGTATTTTTTACAATTGCATCATCTATTGCGAAGATGGGGGGGACGAAGCGTCTTGGTAAAATAATGGGAAGTATGCTTGGGGTGTTTTTATTCACCGGATTCATTGCTGCCCTTTATATGCTTGTCATTGTCAATATATTCCCTCCGGCTGAAGGAGTAAAAATGGCTTTAGAAAAACCGGACGCCGTAGAAGAGGTAAGTCTTGCGGATCAAATCGTAAGTACGTTTACCGTTCCGGATTTTGCCGACCTATTTTCAAGAAGCAATATGCTTTCCCTCATTGTCTTTTCGGTTCTGCTTGGGATCGCTGTTTCTGCAATAGGGGAGAAAGGAAAGCCATTTTCCTCATTCCTGACTTCAGGCTCTGAAGTAATGATGAAAATTGTCTCCTATATTATGTATTACGCTCCAATCGGCCTTGGTGCTTACTTTGCGACACTCGTAGGAGAGTATGGCCCGATGCTTTTAGGCACTTATTTTAAATCAGGCCTCATTTATTACATTTCTGCTTTTGTCTATTTCTTTGCGGCCTTTACCGTATATGCATTTATGGCAGGGAAGAAACAAGGGGTTAAAGTGTTTTGGAGAAATATGCTTTCACCAACCGTTACCTCACTTGCCACTTGCTCGAGTGCTGCATCGATACCGGTTAACTTGGAAGCAACAAAGAAAATGGGCATTGCACCTGATATCAGTGAAACGACCATTCCTCTTGGAGCGGCTCTTCATAAAGATGGCTCTGTTCTTGGAGGCGTATTAAAAATTGTCTTCCTGTTCGGGATATTCGGAAAAGATTTTTCTGATTTTGGAACGCTGACAAGCATTGTACTTGTGGCCATTCTGGTCGGTACGGTTATGGGGGCGATTCCAAGCGGGGGGATGATCGGTGAAATGCTCATCTTATCATTGTACGGCTTCCCTCCTGAAGCACTGCCGATTATCGCAGCCATTTCAACGATTATTGATCCTCCGGCTACCATGCTGAACGTAACAGGGGATAACGCAGCGGGAATGCTTGTGTCGAGAGTAGTGGAAGGTAAAAACTGGATGAAAAAGCGCGCGGACCAACTGATGTCCAAAACGGCTTAA
- a CDS encoding hemolysin family protein codes for MIVINVALVCLLIAATAFFVATEFAVVKVRKSRIDQLVAEGNKKAVFVEKAITNLDEALSACQLGITITALGLGWLGEPTVEKLLHPLFHQLSLQEPFSSILSFVIAFSAVTFLHVVIGELAPKTVAIQKAEEVTLLFARPLLVFYKIMFPFIKALNGSARAIVRLFGFHQASEHEVALSEEELRIILSESFEKGEINQSEYKYVNKIFEFDNRLAREIMVPRTEMVTVEQNASVRENMEIMRNERYTRYPVQAEDKDNIVGIINIKEVFHALYVNNEVEMKDMIRPVIKVIETIPIQDLLIRMQKDRIHLAILVDEYGGTAGLVTVEDIVEEIVGDIRDEFDTDEQPYIRKIADGHYIADGKILLEEINDLLGSDLKEDEVDTLGGWMLTKKIDIQQGEFISEGTLTFLVMEIEGHHIKLIDVKKSAASMVPEEKNKDC; via the coding sequence ATGATTGTGATCAATGTAGCACTTGTATGTTTATTAATTGCCGCAACGGCGTTTTTCGTTGCGACCGAATTTGCTGTTGTAAAAGTAAGGAAATCGCGTATCGATCAGCTTGTCGCTGAAGGAAACAAGAAAGCTGTATTCGTGGAAAAAGCGATTACAAATCTTGATGAGGCACTCTCAGCCTGCCAGCTTGGAATTACCATTACGGCATTAGGACTGGGTTGGCTTGGCGAGCCAACGGTAGAAAAACTGCTGCACCCGCTCTTTCATCAACTGTCGCTGCAGGAACCGTTTTCATCTATCCTCTCCTTTGTCATTGCCTTTTCAGCTGTTACGTTTCTGCATGTTGTAATCGGAGAATTGGCGCCAAAAACGGTTGCCATTCAAAAAGCAGAGGAAGTCACGCTCCTATTTGCAAGGCCGCTGCTCGTTTTTTATAAAATCATGTTCCCGTTCATTAAGGCACTGAACGGATCCGCTCGAGCGATTGTCAGACTGTTTGGCTTTCATCAGGCTTCAGAGCACGAAGTCGCATTAAGTGAAGAAGAACTGAGGATCATTTTGTCGGAAAGCTTCGAAAAGGGAGAAATCAATCAGTCTGAATACAAATATGTAAACAAAATTTTTGAATTCGATAACCGTCTTGCAAGAGAAATTATGGTGCCGAGAACGGAGATGGTAACAGTCGAACAAAACGCAAGTGTCCGGGAAAATATGGAGATCATGAGAAATGAGCGGTATACAAGGTATCCGGTCCAGGCTGAGGATAAAGATAACATCGTCGGCATTATCAATATAAAAGAAGTTTTCCACGCGCTTTATGTGAACAATGAAGTCGAGATGAAAGATATGATCCGGCCTGTCATAAAAGTAATTGAAACCATTCCCATTCAGGATTTGCTGATCCGGATGCAAAAAGACCGCATTCATCTGGCTATTCTTGTTGATGAATACGGGGGTACGGCAGGTCTTGTCACGGTAGAGGATATTGTCGAAGAGATTGTTGGGGATATCCGGGACGAATTTGATACAGATGAGCAGCCTTATATCAGGAAAATTGCGGACGGACATTATATTGCGGACGGAAAAATCCTTCTTGAGGAAATCAATGATTTGCTCGGCTCCGACCTTAAAGAAGACGAAGTGGATACATTAGGAGGCTGGATGCTGACAAAGAAAATTGATATTCAGCAGGGGGAATTCATATCCGAAGGCACACTGACCTTCCTTGTGATGGAAATTGAGGGACATCACATTAAACTCATTGATGTAAAAAAGTCGGCGGCAAGTATGGTACCGGAAGAGAAAAACAAAGATTGTTAA
- a CDS encoding potassium channel family protein — MGKKWVILWQKLPVYARIALFVLLLIFVFGNLMTWIEPETYPTLFDGLWWTVVTISTVGFGDLVPKTVLGKMTGMIIILLGAAFATAFFAAFAAAAVELQNGLKRGKLMFKDQNHVVIVGWNAKSAEIVRSMLKASPSQPIVLIDQTLEESPNDQLHFIKGPAIQDQTLMQANITKAKSIVITSDHHKNETDADMQTILVILGVKGISPDTYTIAEIQTSHQAVNAKRAGADEIVKTFELSSHIMVNGILHKHSIKESTEMMNPGEGKHIEVDEIPASLHDVPFKELSLFFLEQNSILLGIKRGEELYYNPPAHFSIRQGDQAILFIC; from the coding sequence ATGGGTAAAAAATGGGTGATTCTGTGGCAGAAGCTCCCTGTTTATGCCAGGATTGCCCTATTTGTCCTTCTGCTCATATTTGTATTCGGAAATTTAATGACATGGATTGAGCCTGAAACCTATCCTACTCTGTTTGATGGTTTATGGTGGACGGTAGTGACCATATCCACCGTAGGCTTTGGAGATCTCGTCCCTAAAACGGTTTTAGGGAAAATGACCGGCATGATCATTATTTTACTTGGAGCCGCTTTTGCAACAGCCTTTTTCGCAGCATTTGCCGCTGCCGCTGTGGAGCTCCAAAATGGGCTGAAAAGAGGGAAGCTGATGTTTAAGGATCAAAACCACGTTGTCATTGTCGGATGGAATGCAAAATCAGCTGAAATCGTCCGATCTATGCTCAAAGCCTCTCCATCACAGCCAATTGTACTTATTGACCAAACACTTGAAGAATCCCCAAACGATCAGCTTCATTTTATTAAAGGCCCGGCCATTCAGGATCAAACCCTTATGCAGGCAAATATTACAAAAGCTAAAAGTATTGTGATAACCTCAGACCACCATAAAAATGAAACGGATGCGGACATGCAGACCATTCTCGTTATATTGGGGGTTAAAGGAATCAGCCCGGATACCTATACGATTGCCGAAATCCAAACCTCGCATCAGGCAGTTAATGCGAAACGTGCGGGAGCGGATGAAATTGTCAAAACCTTCGAACTGTCCAGCCATATAATGGTGAACGGCATTTTGCACAAACATTCTATTAAAGAAAGCACAGAAATGATGAACCCGGGAGAAGGAAAGCATATTGAAGTGGATGAAATTCCGGCTTCGCTTCATGATGTTCCATTTAAAGAACTGAGCCTTTTTTTTCTTGAACAAAACAGCATCCTTCTTGGAATTAAGCGCGGAGAGGAGCTTTATTATAACCCGCCTGCCCATTTCAGCATCCGCCAAGGAGATCAGGCCATTTTATTTATTTGCTGA
- a CDS encoding YugN-like family protein has protein sequence MIEIPSRLEGQQYNLFDLESELKPLGYSIGGGWDYEKGSFDYKIDDEVGYQFLRLPFFAASGALDSRNTTVELGTPYLLSHKYQIGLDDHARIGNFQASFNQFSEPQDKDASFPEKYIDLGKALVKELETVLLS, from the coding sequence ATGATTGAAATTCCTTCAAGGCTTGAAGGGCAGCAGTATAATTTATTTGATTTGGAATCTGAACTTAAACCGCTGGGCTATTCCATCGGCGGGGGCTGGGATTATGAAAAAGGGTCGTTTGATTACAAAATAGATGATGAAGTGGGGTATCAGTTTCTAAGGCTCCCATTTTTTGCAGCAAGCGGGGCCCTGGACTCCAGAAATACAACCGTAGAGCTCGGTACACCTTATTTATTATCCCACAAATATCAAATCGGCCTGGATGATCATGCAAGGATTGGCAACTTTCAGGCATCGTTTAATCAATTTTCGGAGCCGCAGGATAAGGACGCTTCTTTTCCGGAGAAATATATCGATTTAGGAAAAGCACTTGTAAAAGAGCTGGAAACAGTTCTGCTTTCATAA